The genomic segment ATGCCGCCGGCCGGCGGCATGGGCTTGGGCATCGACCGCCTCTGCATGATGCTGCTCGGGCAGGAGAGCATCCGCGACGTGATCCTGTTTCCGCAGATGAAGCCGCGGTGACGCATCGCGGAGTTTCACCCTCGCGCCCTCAGGCGATGTCCGTGAAGACGGCGGTGCGCTCACGCAACCGGATCAGCCGGGCCAGGGGCGTTGTGCCTTCGGGCTGGAGTGATTCCCGGAGCGCGGCTTCCTTTCCCGGGCCCGATGCGAGCACCCACACTTCGCGCGCAGCGGCGAGGACCCCGTAACCGAGCGTGATGCGGCGCGGCGGCGGCTTGCTCGCGGTCACGGCCCGGTAGATTGCCGCGGAGTCCATCACCGCGTCGCTCTCGCCGGGGAAGAGCGACGCGACGTGCCCGTCCTCACCCATGCCGAGAAACACCAGATCGAGCGCGGGCCTGCCTGCTGCACCTGCCGGCGCGAGGCGAACCAGCTCAGCCGCGGCGTCCCGCGCGGCGACCTCCGGCTGCAACTCGCCGCGAATGCGGTGTATGCGCGCAGCGGGAACGCGCATCGGCGCGAGCAACCCCTCGTGAGCCGCCCGAAAGTTGCTCTCGCGATCCTCCGGCGCCACGCAGCGCTCGTCGCCCCAGAAGAACGCCACGTCCCGCAGGCTCACCCCGCGCTCGGCGGCGATTCGGGCTGTGGAGCCGAACAAGTCGCGCGCGATGCGCCCTCCCGGGAGGGCCACGGTGAACACGGGCGCCGAGGCGTGGCGGCACGCGAGGCGCTCGATCCAGAGCCCGGCGACTCCTGCGGCGAGCGCGGAGGCCGAATCAAATCGTTGGATCAGGTGGTCGCCCATTGGCGGCAGGTTCAGCAGGGGGCAGACGGGCAGGTCGGACCCGCCGGACACGTCGGATCTCACCGCTTCGCCAGTGCGCGGAGCTGCGGCACGTCGAAGTGCTCGAGCAAACCGAAGCAGAACATTTCGGGTTGCTGGCTCACGGCGACGTTTCGCCCGATCAATTCCTTGAGGCTGCCAAGCGGCTCCACCGTGTCCACCGAGGCGACGGACTTTTCCTCCAGGGCGGCGGCGACAAGCGCGACGACACTGGTGCGCGGGCCGATGCTCGCGAGGGAGACGGGCGCGCCGTGCTGCTTGTGCGCCCAACGCGCCACGGCCCCGACCTGGCTCGCCTGCAACCCCACCGGGCGGTCGCCCACGGACGCGAGCAGCAGTGAGAACAGCCAGTCGCGCGACGCGATCTTCGACTCGCCAAAGTAATACGGGTCCACCGCCACGACGCGCCGCCCGGCGGCGAGGTGCTTCTCGACCTCGGCGGCGGACGCCTTGCGCCCGGCGTCGCTGATGAGCACGACCGTTGTCTTCGCCTCACCGCGCGTGAGCTCGACCGCGGGCAGCGTCCATTCGCCCGCGAGCTTGAGCCGCCAGAACACGGCCTTCACGCCGTCCTTCTCCTCCGCGCCTGCGCGCCCGGCTTCGACGGTGTAGTCCTTCGCGCGGACAATGTCGCGCAGCTTCGCGCGGCGCGGCTTGAGCG from the Verrucomicrobiota bacterium genome contains:
- the pgl gene encoding 6-phosphogluconolactonase gives rise to the protein MRSDVSGGSDLPVCPLLNLPPMGDHLIQRFDSASALAAGVAGLWIERLACRHASAPVFTVALPGGRIARDLFGSTARIAAERGVSLRDVAFFWGDERCVAPEDRESNFRAAHEGLLAPMRVPAARIHRIRGELQPEVAARDAAAELVRLAPAGAAGRPALDLVFLGMGEDGHVASLFPGESDAVMDSAAIYRAVTASKPPPRRITLGYGVLAAAREVWVLASGPGKEAALRESLQPEGTTPLARLIRLRERTAVFTDIA